GAAGACCGGCACCGCCGAGGTCGCCGAGGGGTCGAAGGGCTACGGCGGCCAGCGCATCACCTCGGTGGCCGGAATGGCACCCGCCGAGGACCCCCAGTATGTTGTCACGGTGACGTTCACGAAGCCGCAGGCCAACAAGTGGTCCAGCGGAGCGGCTCCGGCGTTCCGAACTCTCATGTCCCAGGTGCTCGAGAAGTACCGAGTAGCCCCCTCCACGACGCCGGCGAAGACCTACCCGACCACGTGGTGAGGAAGAAGGAGCACTTGTCCGCACGGATCCCCCCGGTCCTCCGACCCGAACACCCGACCCCGAGGGCCGTGGCCGAACTCGCGAACGCGTTCGGCCTGCGAGTCGTCGGCTCGGTCGACGCCGTCGAGACGACCGGCGTCACCCTCAGCGCCGCCGAGGTGCAGCCGGGTGACCTCTTCGTCGGCGTGCACGGTGCGAACCGGCACGGCGCGGAGTTCTCCGCCGAGGCCGCCGAGCGCGGCGCGGTCGCGGTGCTGACCGACGACGCCGGCGTGGAGCACGCCCAGGCGGCCGGTCTGCCGGTGCTCGTCGTCGACGACCCCCGTGCGGCCCTCGGCGACGTGTCGGCGTGGGTGTACCGCACCCACCCGGACGAGGCCACCGACCTGCCGCAGCTGTTCGCCGTCACCGGCACGAACGGCAAGACGAGCACGTCCTACATCCTCGAGGGGATCCTCAAGCAGCTCGGCCTCGTCACGGGCCTCAGCTCCACCGCCGAGCGGCACATCGGCGCGCTCAGCGTCACGAGCCGCCTCACCACGCCCGAGGCGAGCGAGATGCACGCCCTGCTCGCCCGGATGCGCGAGAGCGAGGTCCGCGCGGTCGCCGTCGAGGTGAGCGCCCAGGCCCTCAGCCGCCACCGCGTCGACGGCATCGTCTTCGACGTCGCGGCGTTCACGAACCTGTCGCACGACCACCTCGACGACTACGCCGACATGGAGGAGTACTACCAGGCGAAGCTCCCGCTGTTCCAGCCCGAACACGCCCGTCGCGGTGTCGTCTCGCTGGACACGGACTGGGGCCACCGCGTGGTGCAGGACTCCCGGATCCCGGTCACGACCATCACGGTCCACCCCGGCGTCGAGGCCGAGTGGCACGTCGACATCGTCGAGGCGCACGCCGCCTACACGGAGTTCCGCCTGACCGGTCCCGAGGGCCGTGCGCTCACCACCCGTGTGCCGCTGATCGGCTGGCACATGGCCGCGAACGCCGCGCTGGCGATCGTGATGCTGGTCGAGGGCGGGTTCGAGCTCGGCGCCATCGCGCACGCGCTCGAGACGAACCACCGCCGCTACCCGGACGAGGACG
The sequence above is a segment of the Curtobacterium sp. BH-2-1-1 genome. Coding sequences within it:
- a CDS encoding Mur ligase family protein → MSARIPPVLRPEHPTPRAVAELANAFGLRVVGSVDAVETTGVTLSAAEVQPGDLFVGVHGANRHGAEFSAEAAERGAVAVLTDDAGVEHAQAAGLPVLVVDDPRAALGDVSAWVYRTHPDEATDLPQLFAVTGTNGKTSTSYILEGILKQLGLVTGLSSTAERHIGALSVTSRLTTPEASEMHALLARMRESEVRAVAVEVSAQALSRHRVDGIVFDVAAFTNLSHDHLDDYADMEEYYQAKLPLFQPEHARRGVVSLDTDWGHRVVQDSRIPVTTITVHPGVEAEWHVDIVEAHAAYTEFRLTGPEGRALTTRVPLIGWHMAANAALAIVMLVEGGFELGAIAHALETNHRRYPDEDEREQRGERTSAIECYLPGRTERVSGDRGPSVYVDFGHSADAFENTLAAVRQFTPGKVLMLFGADGDRDKTKRGDMARVAAAGSDILVVTDHHPRFEDAASIRKTLVDAAREAFPEHELHEVSPPEAAIRTAVGLVGEGDSILWAGPGHQDYRDIQGVRTPYSARDEARQALREAGWEPNSGPTEELR